One segment of Scomber scombrus chromosome 3, fScoSco1.1, whole genome shotgun sequence DNA contains the following:
- the perm1 gene encoding uncharacterized protein perm1: MDDLDHSIHIAEYDWTSFYEDSEECSLLQPSLAYPDNSSDSEDSSSVFEQEPQHRPAANKDAPEGNTRGCSTVEESCTGCIEVSVQLNQSDAGRQRDDVTTKAEEDIVTQVDSEICLDGGNTAEHITDVTNNITDTLHTEVIDVQVSVQTESDICDFKSIHEPDPDVKDQNVNEPLAAEKAVAVSEDVGSAPIKAEKERWFVTVNESPARHRPRIASVKKKRRQKKPCKDNHMTITLGYGFESEVNRDKKESEREMDMKFIMQLHQNSGGHLKAEINPESLQWENMSSLTSSEEDNVSHSSKENTDKPTMDRNKYEICSLANTFTLKDLSQLESMESDEFEDSVEFFSSHSYDSESYVSASESVEDPLHLIKEQHTKTQQMQCNAVITQDREMHSCNGALSSNAAATNCEGYEIDRAYVEPTVTFPSASQRVDKMPDDNSTCDIDTDSTAPHMHSDAPGLQKDELPTEVNLPASGCTMGDQLGSPPLPVPDLTVTPCSVVDSPETYAEATGHTRPVYAISAFWDEMEKLTINDILQLRMGRSTPHRETQETVRPNVDTQTHSSSLADTEEYHLSDVGLLDISDTADSDYCTLSDESKPDRSSCDFSTSDFEEDYWQFISASRNPSPDSYSKTQHSQRTPDFLFSAHDEDGSTSSEGKETPVPLEHSDQELQSPRQMLKSESVQNIQALNTEELSLQGLFSNDDSSLFLGSCKSLEESAILDLSDSLETLVSAPILSNTDVLDEHYRITFPEVFEYFFMQGKAENESSCVTVYDPENLSVAPTYEHSICLFRDEMSFSSLHDSRCGEGKPIPIFSCSHPTVRELTFPKPDYFFLSADTLEEDDISPIRVVSHSLIQTSDCGIVRSQDWKSLLSIRKISFHGKGSIWCRGSGTWVFPAAAEKRADPQIPVLDVGRVSSAPSKLFGELAVQQSILDAAKQESTFSTLKQSDMCLVCIAFASWVLTSSDPKAADAWKAALLANVSALSAIRYLRQYVKKSSLHDDP; this comes from the exons ATGGATGATTTGGATCACAGCATACACATTGCAGAGTACGACTGGACGAGCTTCTATGAGGACAGTGAGGAGTGCAGTCTGCTGCAGCCTTCACTTGCTTACCCTGATAACTCAAGCGATTCAGAGGATTCTAGTTCAGTCTTTGAACAGGAGCCACAGCACAGGCCTGCTGCAAACAAGGATGCACCTGAAGGCAACACGAGAGGATGCAGCACTGTAGAGGAAAGCTGCACAGGTTGCATTGAAGTATCAGTGCAGCTCAATCAGAGTGATGCGGGAAGACAACGAGATGATGTTACAACTAAAGCTGAAGAGGACATTGTAACACAGGTGGACTCTGAAATATGTCTCGATGGAGGAAATACTGCAGAACACATCACAGACGTGACAAATAACATTActgacacactgcacactgaaGTAATAGATGTTCAAGTTTCTGTACAAACAGAGAGTGACATTTGTGACTTTAAATCCATACATGAGCCTGATCCTGATGTAAAAGATCAAAATGTAAATGAGCCACTCGCTGCAGAGAAAGCTGTGGCTGTGAGTGAAGATGTGGGCAGTGCTCCTATTAAAGCAGAGAAAGAGCGCTGGTTCGTGACAGTGAATGAAAGTCCTGCACGACACCGGCCGCGTATTGcctctgtgaaaaaaaaacgaagacaaaaaaaaccttgtaaAGACAATCACATGACAATTACACTTGGATATGGCTTTGAGTCCGAGGTaaacagagataaaaaagaatctgagagagagatggatatgAAGTTCATCATGCAATTACACCAAAACTCAGGAGGCcatttaaaagctgaaataaatcCTGAGAGCTTGCAATGGGAAAACATGTCTTCTTTAACATCTAGTGAAGAAGACAATGTGTCACATTCCTccaaagaaaacacagataaGCCAACCATGGACAGAAACAAATATGAAATTTGCAGCTtagcaaacacatttacactgaaAGACCTTTCACAGCTGGAGAGCATGGAGTCAGATGAGTTTGAAGACAGTGTTGAGTTCTTCTCCAGTCACAGTTACGATTCTGAAAGCTACGTGTCAGCTTCTGAATCAGTGGAGGACCCTCTACATCTCATTAAAGAACAACACACTAAAACCCAACAAATGCAATGCAATGCTGTCATTACACAGGACAGAGAAATGCATTCATGCAATGGCGCTCTCTCCAGTAATGCAGCAGCTACCAACTGTGAAGGTTATGAAATTGACCGAGCTTATGTTGAACCTACCGTGACATTTCCATCTGCCAGCCAAAGAGTTGACAAAATGCCAGACGACAACTCCACATGTGACATTGACACAGACAGCACGGCGCCTCACATGCACTCAGATGCACCTGGACTCCAAAAAGACGAATTGCCAACAGAAGTGAATCTTCCAGCATCTGGTTGCACTATGGGAGATCAGCTTGGatcccctcctctccctgttCCTGATTTAACTGTGACACCTTGCTCTGTGGTTGACAGCCCCGAAACATATGCAGAAGCCACGGGCCACACTCGCCCAGTGTACGCCATCTCTGCTTTTTGGGATGAGATGGAAAAACTgacaataaatgacattttgcaGCTTAGGATGGGTAGAAGCACACCTCACAGGGAAACACAAGAAACAGTGAGACCTAATGTAGATACTCAGACACATAGCAGCTCTCTAGCAGACACTGAGGAGTATCATCTGTCTGATGTAGGTTTATTGGACATATCCGACACAGCTGACTCAGACTATTGCACACTGTCTGATGAATCCAAGCCGGATCGCTCAAGTTGTGACTTTTCCACCTCAGATTTTGAAGAAGACTATTGGCAGTTTATCAGCGCCAGCAGGAACCCCAGCCCTGATTCTTATAGCAAAACCCAACACAGCCAAAGGACCCCTGACTTTCTTTTCTCAGCACATGACGAAGATGGATCAACGAGCTCTGAAGGTAAGGAGACACCAGTTCCTCTAGAGCACTCTGATCAGGAACTTCAGTCCCCGAGACAGATGTTGAAAAGCGAAAGTGTTCAAAACATACAAGCTCTCAATACAGAGGAGTTATCTTTGCAGGGTTTATTCAGTAATGATGATAGCAGTCTGTTTCTAGGCAGCTGTAAGTCTCTGGAGGAAAGCGCAATTTTGGATTTAAGTGACAGTTTGGAAACATTAGTATCTGCACCTATTCTATCCAACACAGACGTACTGGATGAACACTACCGAATAACCTTCCCAGAAGTATTTGAATACTTTTTCATGCAGGGTAAAGCAGAGAATGAATCCAGCTGTGTCACCGTCTACGATCCAGAAAACCTCTCAGTGGCTCCTACATATGAACACAGTATTTGTTTATTCAGGGATGAAATGTCATTCTCTTCCCTCCATGATTCCCGGTGCGGTGAGGGGAAACCCATACCTATCTTCTCTTGTTCACATCCTACCGTCAGAGAACTCACATTCCCAAAACCAGACTATTTTTTCCTGAGTGCAGACACCTTGGAAGAGGATGACATCTCTCCTATCAGAGTTGTATCTCACTCACTCATCCAGACTAGTGATTGTGGGATTGTGAGATCTCAGGATTGGAAAAGTTTGCTGTCAATAAGGAAAATAAGCTTCCATGGCAAAGGCAGCATCTGGTGCAGAGGGTCTGGTACTTGGGTGTTCCCTGCTGCGGCTGAGAAGAGAGCAGATCCTCAAATCCCTGTGCTCGATGTGGGAAGAGTCTCCTCAGCACCATCCAAGCTGTTCGGAGAGCTGGCGGTGCAGCAGAGCATACTGGATGCAGCAA AACAAGAAAGCACCTTCTCCACACTTAAGCAGTCCGATATGTGTCTGGTCTGCATCGCCTTTGCCTCCTGGGTACTAACATCTTCTGATCCAAAGGCTGCTGATGCCTGGAAAGCAG CTCTTCTAGCAAATGTGAGTGCACTGTCGGCTATCCGGTACCTGCGGCAGTATGTGAAGAAGAGTTCTCTTCACGATGATCCCTGA